One region of Oryza glaberrima chromosome 7, OglaRS2, whole genome shotgun sequence genomic DNA includes:
- the LOC127780396 gene encoding peroxidase 3-like, with amino-acid sequence MAGMMSRSLCRWTAVVVVVVAGMAAGEARAQLQYGFYNTSCPGVEEVVRSELKGIFSNDTTLRAGLLRLHFHDCFVRGCDASLMLNSHNATAEKDADPNLTVRGYEAIEAVKAKVEATCPLVVSCADIMAMAARDAVYFSDGPEYEVETGRRDGNVSNMAEALTNLPPSDGNVTVMTQYFAVKNLTMKDMVVLSAAHTIGVAHCTSFSKRLYNFTGDGDQDPSLDPAFAKQLAAVCKPGNVASVEPLDALTPVKFDNGYYKSVAAHQALLGSDAGLIDDSLTGAYVRLMTNDTNLDTFFADFAVSMINMGRVGVLTGTDGQIRPTCGIYVD; translated from the exons ATGGCAGGGATGATGAGTAGGAGTTTGTGCAGGtggacggcggtggtggtggtggtggtggcggggatgGCGGCCGGAGAGGCGAGGGCGCAGCTGCAGTACGGGTTCTACAACACGTCGTGCCctggggtggaggaggtggtgcggAGCGAGCTGAAGGGGATCTTCTCCAACGACACGACGCTCCGAGCCGGGCTCCTCCGGCTGcacttccacgactgcttcgtccgCGGCTGCGACGCCTCCCTGATGCTCAACTCCCACAACGCCACCGCCGAGAAGGACGCCGACCCAAACCTCACCGTGCGTGGCTACGAGGCCATCGAGGCCGTCAAGGCCAAGGTCGAGGCCACCTGCCCGCtcgtcgtctcctgcgccgacatcatGGCCATGGCCGCGCGAGACGCCGTCTACTtc AGCGATGGCCCCGAGTACGAGGTGGAGACCGGACGGCGCGACGGCAACGTCTCCAACATGGCGGAGGCGCTCACCAACCTGCCGCCGTCCGACGGCAATGTCACCGTCATGACCCAATACTTCGCCGTCAAGAACCTCACCATGAAGGACATGGTCGTCCTCTCCG CCGCTCACACCATCGGCGTGGCGCACTGCACCTCCTTCTCCAAGCGGCTGTACAActtcaccggcgacggcgaccaggACCCGTCGCTGGACCCGGCGTTCGCCAAGCAGCTGGCGGCGGTGTGCAAGCCGGGGAACGTGGCCAGCGTGGAGCCCTTGGACGCTCTCACGCCGGTGAAGTTCGACAACGGCTACTACAAGTCGGTGGCGGCGCACCAGGCGCTGCTCGGCTCCGACGCCGGCCTCATCGACGACAGCCTCACCGGCGCCTACGTCCGCCTCATGACCAACGACACCAACCTCGACACCTTCTTCGCCGACTTCGCCGTCTCCATGATCAACATGGGCAGGGTCGGCGTCCTCACCGGCACCGACGGCCAAATCAGACCCACCTGCGGCATCTACGTCGACTGA
- the LOC127780539 gene encoding uncharacterized protein LOC127780539 isoform X1 → MACMDDVPLCILQCIMMFLLPDVGDVVRASAVSRRLREAWMGMEAYELDASTIPDHHLLDLDSTFAAIVDRVVFNHSGPGIKSMSLAHTRYDTDGDRRVTAWLDRLASREHHRLERLDVNIGAALHTPASLFRCETLVELRLVVHAAARGLRLDVDGAVHLPQLRRLCLEHAGFRSSTQFQNLIDGCPLLELLHLRFTAVARREDTVGIEIRSPSVRRVVLEGCGGYGMVPFEVSAPNVEELVLSGRNMVAVEKGGVRRLSARKVSLLMDDKLWWYNVFAPFHHFMAFLNVGTNMSRIMAGFHGVLELAISGWCIEVYIYTLICIYSALYTYNKNIIGIAMQMQYLSKIVDSMNLPDWGIEVLRVEGMWPNQGQAGVVLHLLRSSPCLRNLFITNELEHPREISIDENREQYPATPEFLFDAVPGRLTHLRRFFMFNFTGNRNEISIIKFVLGSSSISINPDQFGVTDYLGNDWSSTHLILASL, encoded by the exons ATGGCGTGCATGGATGATGTTCCTCTATGCATCCTGCAGTGCATCATGATGTTCCTGCTGCCGGATGTGGGAGACGTGGTGCGCGCGTCAGCAGTGTCGAGGAGGTTGCGTGAGGCGTGGATGGGGATGGAGGCCTACGAGCTGGATGCATCCACCATCCCTGATCATCACCTCCTCGACCTCGACTCCACcttcgccgccatcgtcgaccGCGTCGTCTTCAACCACTCCGGCCCCGGCATCAAGTCCATGTCGCTGGCGCACACGCGCTACGACACCGACGGCGACCGGAGGGTGACGGCCTGGCTGGACCGCCTGGCGTCCCGCGAGCACCACCGCCTGGAGAGGCTCGACGTCAACATTGGCGCCGCCCTGCACACGCCGGCGTCGCTGTTCCGGTGCGAGACGCTGGTGGAGCTGCGGCTGGTGGTGCACGCCGCCGCTCGTGGGTTGCGGCTGGACGTGGACGGCGCCGTCCATCTCCCGCAGCTGAGGCGGTTGTGCCTGGAGCACGCGGGGTTCCGCAGCTCGACCCAATTCCAGAACCTCATCGACGGGTGCCCGTTGCTGGAGTTGCTGCACCTGAGGTtcacggcggtggcgcggagggAGGACACGGTGGGCATCGAGATCCGCAGCCCGTCGGTCCGGCGGGTGGTGTTGGAAGGGTGCGGCGGGTACGGCATGGTGCCGTTCGAGGTGTCGGCGCCCAACGTGGAGGAGTTGGTGTTGTCCGGGCGGAACATGGTCGCCGTCGAGAAGGGCGGCGTGAGGAGGCTGTCGGCGCGGAAGGTGAGCCTGCTCATGGACGACAAGCTGTGGTGGTACAACGTCTTTGCACCCTTCCACCACTTCATGGCCTTCCTCAACGTCGGGACCAACATGAGTCGCATCATGGCTGGCTTCCATGGCGTCCTCGAGCTCGCCATCTCCGGCTGGTGCAtcgaggtatatatatatacactcatCTGCATATATTCTGCACTCTATACATATAACAAGAATATAATCGGAATTGCAATGCAAATGCAGTACCTGTCGAAGATCGTGGACAGCATGAATCTGCCGGATTGGGGAATAGAGGTTCTGAGAGTGGAGGGAATGTGGCCAAACCAAGGCCAAGCAGGCGTCGTCCTGCATCTCCTTCGCAGCTCGCCATGTCTCAGGAACCTTTTCATCACCAACGAG TTGGAGCATCCCAGGGAGATCTCGATCGATGAGAATCGGGAGCAGTATCCTGCAACGCCGGAGTTCCTGTTCGACGCCGTGCCCGGCCGGCTGACCCATCTGAGGCGCTTCTTCATGTTCAACTTCACCGGCAACCGCAACGAGATCAGCATCATCAAGTTCGTCTTAGGAAGCTCATCCATTTCCATCAACCCGGACCAGTTCGGTGTCACTGATTACCTCGGCAACGACTGGAGTTCCACCCATCTTATCCTAGCCTCGCTCTAG
- the LOC127780530 gene encoding extensin-like: MAMRWCYVGKATKIFFAVLALLALIGVVLAFRALLHRAKSRASSSSSACAAADECQPILPDTVPQPSMPSTAATTPPPPHQYPTFPPPDAAMPMPMPQPPPPLQPPPPAIAQPPPAFASPPPPDALVPPPPPPAAPALVTPPPALPSAPPPAPEAPSPTAS, from the coding sequence atggcgatgcggTGGTGCTATGTCGGCAAGGCCACCAAGATCTTCTTCGCCGTCCTGGCCCTCCTCGCCCTCATCGGTGTCGTCCTCGCCTTCCGcgccctcctccaccgcgccaAGTCGCGcgccagctcctcctcctccgcctgcgccgccgccgacgagtgCCAGCCCATCCTGCCCGACACCGTCCCGCAGCCCTCCATGCCGTCAACAGCCGCCAccactcctccgccgccgcaccaatATCCCACCTTCCCCCCACCGGACGCCGCCATGCCCATGCCCATGCCGCAGCCCCCACCCCCTctgcagccaccaccaccagcgatTGCGCAGCCCCCTCCCGCATTCGCCTCACCGCCTCCTCCCGACGCTCTcgtgcccccgccgcctcctcccgctgcgCCTGCGCTGGTGACGCCACCGCCGGCGTTACCGTCAGCTCCTCCGCCCGCACCGGAGGCGCCAAGCCCAACGGCCTCCTGA
- the LOC127780409 gene encoding blue copper protein-like translates to MAISRLMVTKKQQAALLAVVAVAALAQVAAAAVHPVGGNGAWDTTGNYNAWSVSQKFSQGDSILFTYPSSHDVVEVPKASYDACSPANALASYTGGSTTVKLDAPGKHYFICGVPGHCAAGMKLEVTVAAATATKPRHKKGAAPAAAPAMPPAVSSPTEEMPAVTSPTGSPAPSSASAASTIAINVAATLAAGMALAFLAM, encoded by the exons ATGGCAATAAGCAGATTAATGGTGACGAAGAAGCAGCAGGCGGCCTTGTTGGCCGTGGTCGCCGTGGCAGCTCTGGCGcaggtcgcggcggcggcggtgcatcCGGTGGGAGGCAATGGCGCCTGGGACACCACCGGCAACTACAATGCCTGGTCCGTCTCCCAAAAGTTCTCCCAAGGCGACTCCATCC TGTTCACCTATCCCTCCTCGCACGACGTGGTGGAGGTCCCCAAGGCCAGCTACGACGCCTGCTCACCCGCCAACGCCCTCGCCTCCTACACCGGCGGCAGCACCACCGTCAAGCTCGACGCCCCGGGCAAGCACTACTTCATCTGCGGCGTGCCCGGCCACTGCGCCGCCGGCATGAAGCTCGaggtcaccgtcgccgccgccaccgccaccaagcCCAGGCACAAGAagggcgccgcccccgccgccgccccggcgatGCCTCCCGCCGTCTCATCACCCACCGAGGAGATGCCCGCTGTCACCTCTCCCACCGGAtctccggcgccgtcgtccgcgtctGCTGCGTCAACCATCGCCATCAAcgtcgccgccacgctcgccgcAGGGATGGCATTGGCCTTCCTCGCCATGTGA
- the LOC127780539 gene encoding uncharacterized protein LOC127780539 isoform X2 has translation MACMDDVPLCILQCIMMFLLPDVGDVVRASAVSRRLREAWMGMEAYELDASTIPDHHLLDLDSTFAAIVDRVVFNHSGPGIKSMSLAHTRYDTDGDRRVTAWLDRLASREHHRLERLDVNIGAALHTPASLFRCETLVELRLVVHAAARGLRLDVDGAVHLPQLRRLCLEHAGFRSSTQFQNLIDGCPLLELLHLRFTAVARREDTVGIEIRSPSVRRVVLEGCGGYGMVPFEVSAPNVEELVLSGRNMVAVEKGGVRRLSARKVSLLMDDKLWWYNVFAPFHHFMAFLNVGTNMSRIMAGFHGVLELAISGWCIEYLSKIVDSMNLPDWGIEVLRVEGMWPNQGQAGVVLHLLRSSPCLRNLFITNELEHPREISIDENREQYPATPEFLFDAVPGRLTHLRRFFMFNFTGNRNEISIIKFVLGSSSISINPDQFGVTDYLGNDWSSTHLILASL, from the exons ATGGCGTGCATGGATGATGTTCCTCTATGCATCCTGCAGTGCATCATGATGTTCCTGCTGCCGGATGTGGGAGACGTGGTGCGCGCGTCAGCAGTGTCGAGGAGGTTGCGTGAGGCGTGGATGGGGATGGAGGCCTACGAGCTGGATGCATCCACCATCCCTGATCATCACCTCCTCGACCTCGACTCCACcttcgccgccatcgtcgaccGCGTCGTCTTCAACCACTCCGGCCCCGGCATCAAGTCCATGTCGCTGGCGCACACGCGCTACGACACCGACGGCGACCGGAGGGTGACGGCCTGGCTGGACCGCCTGGCGTCCCGCGAGCACCACCGCCTGGAGAGGCTCGACGTCAACATTGGCGCCGCCCTGCACACGCCGGCGTCGCTGTTCCGGTGCGAGACGCTGGTGGAGCTGCGGCTGGTGGTGCACGCCGCCGCTCGTGGGTTGCGGCTGGACGTGGACGGCGCCGTCCATCTCCCGCAGCTGAGGCGGTTGTGCCTGGAGCACGCGGGGTTCCGCAGCTCGACCCAATTCCAGAACCTCATCGACGGGTGCCCGTTGCTGGAGTTGCTGCACCTGAGGTtcacggcggtggcgcggagggAGGACACGGTGGGCATCGAGATCCGCAGCCCGTCGGTCCGGCGGGTGGTGTTGGAAGGGTGCGGCGGGTACGGCATGGTGCCGTTCGAGGTGTCGGCGCCCAACGTGGAGGAGTTGGTGTTGTCCGGGCGGAACATGGTCGCCGTCGAGAAGGGCGGCGTGAGGAGGCTGTCGGCGCGGAAGGTGAGCCTGCTCATGGACGACAAGCTGTGGTGGTACAACGTCTTTGCACCCTTCCACCACTTCATGGCCTTCCTCAACGTCGGGACCAACATGAGTCGCATCATGGCTGGCTTCCATGGCGTCCTCGAGCTCGCCATCTCCGGCTGGTGCAtcgag TACCTGTCGAAGATCGTGGACAGCATGAATCTGCCGGATTGGGGAATAGAGGTTCTGAGAGTGGAGGGAATGTGGCCAAACCAAGGCCAAGCAGGCGTCGTCCTGCATCTCCTTCGCAGCTCGCCATGTCTCAGGAACCTTTTCATCACCAACGAG TTGGAGCATCCCAGGGAGATCTCGATCGATGAGAATCGGGAGCAGTATCCTGCAACGCCGGAGTTCCTGTTCGACGCCGTGCCCGGCCGGCTGACCCATCTGAGGCGCTTCTTCATGTTCAACTTCACCGGCAACCGCAACGAGATCAGCATCATCAAGTTCGTCTTAGGAAGCTCATCCATTTCCATCAACCCGGACCAGTTCGGTGTCACTGATTACCTCGGCAACGACTGGAGTTCCACCCATCTTATCCTAGCCTCGCTCTAG
- the LOC127779864 gene encoding photosynthetic NDH subunit of lumenal location 3, chloroplastic-like: MATYLQSAGLTAATASTSRLLRPTPRRLLLLVAACSTGGRRSACLSVGLAAAAATIFQHHPACAATDDEPANNGWWLTEFPLPVPKIVNKELNNGETGSRTFVRNGIYIADIGPSYAAHAYRLRSTAFDLLALEDLLGNNADRANYVTKYLRLKSTFMYFDFDKLISAASDDQRPPLLDLATRLFDSFERLQKACGTKDDTQIGSSYADTKIILQEVMAKMA; encoded by the exons ATGGCCACTTATCTCCAATCAGCAggcctcaccgccgccactgccagcaccagccgcctcctccggccAACACCACGGAGGCTGCTCCTCCTCGTGGCGGCGTGCTCCACTGGCGGACGGAGATCAGCCTGCCTCTCCGTCGgcctcgcagccgccgccgccaccatcttcCAGCATCATcccgcctgcgccgccaccgacgacgagCCGGCAAACAATGGGTGGTGGCTCACTGAGTTCCCTTTGCCGGTGCCAAAGATTGTCAACA AGGAGCTGAACAATGGCGAGACGGGGAGCCGGACGTTCGTGAGGAACGGCATCTACATAGCCGACATCGGGCCGAGCTACGCGGCGCACGCGTACAGGCTGCGGAGCACGGCGTTCGACCTGCTGGCGCTGGAGGACCTGCTGGGCAACAACGCCGACAGGGCCAACTACGTCACCAAGTACCTCCGCCTCAAGTCCACCTTCATGTACTTCGACTTCGACAAGctcatctccgccgcctccgacgaccAGCGCCCCCCGCTGCTCGACCTCGCCACCCGCCTCTTCGACAGCTTCGAGCGCCTCCAGAAGGCCTGCGGCACCAAGGACGACACCCAGATCGGCTCCTCCTATGCCGACACCAAGATCATCCTCCAGGAGGTCATGGCAAAGATGGCCTAG